A stretch of Colletotrichum lupini chromosome 2, complete sequence DNA encodes these proteins:
- a CDS encoding bet V I allergen: MAQDKTKEVVRVIDAPIADIWAIIAAFGSEKLWFPNVIKSSLEGFGIGSVRTLTFNNGHVVHERLEIADPETHTITYLILDGVPNTTNPRGTLQLTAVSEDKTQFSWSGASEWTEPSFQPVLAGMLEEMFNGCMDAIESIFK; encoded by the coding sequence ATGGCACAAGACAAGACGAAGGAAGTTGTGAGAGTGATCGACGCACCAATCGCCGACATTTGGGCAATAATTGCAGCCTTTGGTTCCGAGAAGCTTTGGTTTCCCAATGTTATCAAGTCCAGTCTTGAGGGATTCGGTATTGGATCAGTTCGCACTCTGACCTTCAACAACGGCCATGTGGTTCATGAACGATTGGAGATAGCCGATCCGGAGACACACACCATCACCTACCTAATTCTTGACGGCGTCCCAAACACGACGAACCCCCGCGGAACGCTGCAATTGACAGCCGTAAGCGAGGACAAAACACAATTCAGTTGGTCTGGCGCTTCTGAATGGACGGAGCCAAGCTTTCAACCGGTTCTTGCCGGAATGTTGGAGGAGATGTTTAACGGGTGCATGGATGCTATTGAGTCCATTTTCAAGTAG
- a CDS encoding carbonic anhydrase yields the protein MKSATLLSLIPAVAAFCHHGTSLFKKDQLFKRADGTFGFDGLNGPLNWHSISSNNSACALGRSQSPINVQQSNTKQIKGSTITFSPDQHPEGGELENLSGFLEVRANGTMKNGGKTFNLRQFHFHTPSEHRINGEHFPLEVHFVWEAEIGNGSSLAVVGFPIEVAEKSDPLLAAVFKNVDKVTEFGSHAATGPLDFTSLAQHISKNTIYQYTGSLTTPPCTESIAWNVVGSPIPLDIATYLKTKSIMKYNARYTQNSPGEMNLLENAYESLKKIIESGQVADPVDESPCKKGKKGGRRN from the exons ATGAAGTCTGCCACTCTACTCTCCCTCATTCCTGCGGTCGCCGCCTTTTGCCACCATGGAACCAGCCTTTTCAAGAAGGATCAGCTTTTCAAAAGAGCAGATGGTACTTTCGGATTCGATGGTCTGAATGGCCCCCTCAACTGGCACTCCATCAGCTCCAACAACTCTGCCTGTGCTCTGGGAAGAAGCCAGTCTCCCATCAACGTTCAACAGTCAAACACCAAGCAGATCAAAGGCTCTACCATCACCTTCAGCCCGGACCAGCACCCCGAGGGAGGTGAACTCGAGAATCTCTCTGGATTCCTGGAGGTCCGCGCAAACGGCACCATGAAGAATGGCGGCAAGACCTTCAACTTGCGTCAATTCCACTTCCATACCCCTAGTGAGCACCGTATCAACGGCGAGCACTTCCCCCTCGAGGTTCACTTCGTTTGGGAAGCCGAGATAGGAAACG GATCCTCTCTCGCTGTCGTTGGCTTTCCTATCGAGGTCGCCGAGAAGTCGGACCCCCTCCTGGCCGCCGTCTTCAAGAACGTTGACAAGGTCACCGAGTTCGGATCACACGCTGCAACTGGACCTCTGGACTTTACCAGCCTGGCTCAGCATATCTCAAAGAACACCATCTACCA ATACACAGGCTCTCTCACAACCCCTCCTTGCACCGAGTCCATTGCGTGGAACGTTGTTGGAAGCCCAATTCCCCTCGACATTGCGACCTACCTGAAGACGAAGAGCATCATGAAGTACAACGCCCGCTATACCCAGAACAGCCCCGGTGAAATGAACTTGTTGGAGAATGCATATGAGAGCCTCAAGAAGATTATCGAGAGTGGTCAAG TCGCAGATCCCGTGGACGAAAGTCCGTGCAAGAAGGGCAAAAAGGGCGGGCGCAGGAATTAG
- a CDS encoding alternative sulfate transporter, with the protein MVASIDEKQVKMVVKSPESQSDGENPNIDWSPEEERQLVRKIDLIIMPLLILAFFALQLDRGNIGNALTDYLLKDVGITQNQFNVGQQLLSAGIVILEIPSNLVLYRIGPTLWIGGQIVAWGLVATFQAFQKGLGAYMVTRILLGLCEAGFIPAALFTMTRWYKRDETSKRFSWFFIGNMLAAACSGLIAYGIGIAGLAGWQWLFLLEGIFTILVGIAFFACFPNQVNNPVSILGFRYFSEREAQILDKRVMIDDPSKAQSKRSVSWPELRSALTNWRLIPHVIFTIAALAPSSTLSSYAPSLVNSMGFERLESNAMVSVGAWLLIPINLLWGFTADKTRVRGPWVFLGLFIFWGFNVNAGRDARFAMLTLSTAFSFPWHPVNGAWVSANAESAGERSITMAILIMAANCSGIVGKQLFREEDAPKYRNGWTVITGLTTAAAACGIWANVQYYILNKRKLNRTGLSYQY; encoded by the exons ATGGTAGCCTCAATAGACGAAAAGCAAGTCAAGATGGTGGTCAAGAGCCCAGAAAGTCAGAGTGATGGCGAAAATCCCAATATTGACTGGAGCCCGGAGGAAGAACGACAATTGGTGCGAAA AATTGATTTGATTATCATGCCGCTGTTGATCCTCGCTTTCTTTGCTCTACAGCTCGACCGTGGCAACAT TGGCAATGCCTTGACGGACTATTTACTCAAAGATGTTGGTATCACACAGAACCAATTCAATGTTGGCCAACAGTTGTTATCTGCAGGCATCGTGATACTGGAA ATACCGAGCAACCTAGTTCTTTACCGTATTGGACCAACGCTCTGGATTGGAGGACAGATCGTGGCCTG GGGATTGGTTGCGACTTTTCAAGCATTTCAAAAAGGGCTGGGTGCTTACATGGTGACTCGAATCCTCCTTGG CCTTTGCGAGGCAGGATTCATTCCTGCAGCTCTTTTCACGATGACGCGCTGGTATAAGAGAGATGAGACGAGCAAAAGGTTCTCGTGGTTCTTCATTGGCAACATGTTAGCTGCCGCATGCTCTGGCCTCATAGCGTACGGGAT AGGCATTGCTGGACTTGCTGGATGGCAGTGGCTCTTTCTC CTCGAGGGAATTTTCACAATTTTGGTCGGTATCGCCTTTTTCGCTTGCTTTCCTAACCAAGTCAACAACCCAGTATCCATACTCGGCTTTCGCTATTTCTCAGAACGGGAAGCACAGATCTTGGATAAGAGAGTCATGATCGATGACCCGTCCAAGGCTCAGTCGAAGCGCTCGGTTAGCTGGCCAGAGCTGAGATCAGCG TTAACGAACTGGAGACTCATTCCCCATGTTATCTTCACTATTGCTGCCCTGGCACCATCTTCTACTCTGTCATCCTATGCGCCCTCTCTTGTGAACTCGATGGGGTTTGAGAGATTGGAGTCCAATGCCATGGTTTCAGTCGGTGCTTGGCTCTTGATTCCAATCAACCTCTTATGGGGGTTTACTGC CGATAAAACGAGAGTCCGTGGTCCATGGGTGTTCCTAGGCTTATTCATATTCTGGGGCTTCAATGTTA ATGCCGGCCGCGACGCGAGATTTGCCATGTTGACTCTGTCAACGGCATTCTCGTTTCCTTGGC ATCCTGTCAATGGCGCTTGGGTCTCGGCTAACGCTGAGTCCGCCGGTGAACGTTCTATCACCATGGCCATCCTCATTATGGCTGCCAACTGTTCAGGTATTGTTGGTAAGCAGCTGTTCAGAGAAGAGGATGCACCGAAGTATCGCAATGGATGGACAGTTATAACAGGCCTTACTACTGCCGCTGCGGCTTGTGGTATTTGGGCCAATGTCCAGTACTATATTCTCAATAAGCGCAAGCTGAATCGGACAGGGCTCTCTTATCAGTATTAA
- a CDS encoding alpha-ketoglutarate-dependent sulfonate dioxygenase: MRITTAPQSVGRVPTQVPYLRNLLSGIYEFTMSNLESRQHVSPDSGFPICLHPHFHPKIRDHVPPEPVREERFPEKDRASFADPEKKALLSVAKRFDLTESIGTVLESVQLSQLSTQQLDELALIVTERGVVFFRSQDLTTDGQVKLFEHYGALDRHPAQKDLKYVVIKGSREDHREILKYTPWPSGDFHADTSFEINPPSYSLLRMEEHPDVGGDTAWVSQYGLYDALSDAMKKFVDGLHAVHTSRLQYDTILDLWGTGPNRPPIDSHHPAVRTHPVSGLKALNVNPGFVTAFAELKKYESDKLLDFFSYHIHSADDHAVRWKWEVGSVAMWDNRCTIHRVIPGTYDEPRKGIRTTVFGEKPYFDVSSESRQERVARLSTQPS, from the exons ATGCGCATTACCACCGCGCCCCAGAGCGTCGGCCGTGTTCCGACACAGGTGCCTTACCTTAGAAA TCTTCTTTCAGGGATATATGAATTCACTATGTCGAATTTAGAGTCCAGACAGCATGTCTCCCCAGACTCAGGCTTCCCGATCTGCTTGCATCCGCACTTCCATCCCAAGATAAGAGATCATGTACCTCCTGAGCCAGTCCGAGAGGAGAGATTTCCGGAGAAGGATAGGGCATCCTTCGCCGATCCTGAGAAGAAAGCCCTCCTCTCAGTTGCGAAGAGGTTTGATTTGACAGAGTCAATCGGCACAGTATTGGAAAGTGTGCAGTTATCACAGCTCTCTACACAGCAACTGGACGAACTCGCACTTATTGTTACTGAGCGCGGGGTTGTCTTCTTTCGGAGCCAGGACCTGACAACTGATGGTCAGGTTAAACTCTTTGAGCATTACGGCGCTCTCGACCGTCATCCCGCTCAGAAGGATTTGAAGTACGTTGTTATCAAGGGCAGCCGCGAGGATCACCGTGAAATACTCAAGTACACCCCTTGGCCCTCTGGCGACTTCCACGCCGACACATCCTTTGAGATCAACCCGCCATCCTACTCCTTGTTGCGTATGGAGGAGCACCCCGACGTCGGCGGTGACACTGCCTGGGTCTCTCAATATGGACTTTATGACGCTCTCAGCGACGCCATGAAAAAGTTCGTTGACGGACTGCACGCAGTACACACCTCACGGCTACAATACGACACAATCTTGGACCTGTGGGGTACTGGTCCAAACCGGCCTCCCATCGATTCACACCATCCGGCTGTTAGGACCCATCCAGTCTCCGGTCTCAAGGCGCTGAATGTCAATCCAGGCTTTGTAACCGCCTTCGCTGAGCTCAAGAAGTACGAGTCTGACAAACTTTTGGACTTTTTCTCGTACCACATCCACTCTGCCGACGATCATGCTGTTCGGTGGAAGTGGGAAGTGGGCAGCGTGGCCATGTGGGATAATAG ATGTACAATTCATCGTGTTATCCCGGGGACTTACGATGAACCGCGTAAGGGTATTAGAACAACCGTATTTGGTGAGAAGC CCTACTTCGACGTGAGCAGCGAAAGTAGACAAGAGCGGGTAGCAAGATTAAGCACTCAGCCAAGCTGA